The following coding sequences lie in one Cercospora beticola chromosome 9, complete sequence genomic window:
- the MPC1 gene encoding pyruvate transporter mpc1 — MAAAIKAINAKIRSNPVSDYLCSTHFWGPASNFGIPLAAVMDTQKDPEIISGRMTAALCGYSAVFMRYSLAVTPKNYLLFGCHLVNFSAQSTQAYRFINWWYMGGREKNFEAKAKEGLNKAEGVVGQAQEKAKELVGKVEEKVGR; from the exons ATGGCCGCCGCGATCAAGGCGATCAACGCCAAAATCCGGTCGAACCCGGTGTCGGATTACCTCTGCTCAACAC ATTTCTGGGGTCCCGCGAGTAACTTTGGTATTCCTCTCGCCGCAGTCATGGATACGCAAAAGGATCCTGAAAT TATCTCCGGCCGCATGACCGCCGCCCTCTGCGGCTACTCCGCCGTTTTCATGCGCTACTCTCTCGCCGTCACACCGAAGAACTACCTCCTCTTCGGCTGCCATTTGGTCAATTTCAGCGCGCAATCGACGCAGGCTTACAGATTTATCAACTGGTGGTATATGGGTGGACGGGAAAAGAATTTTGAGGCCAAGGCGAAAGAGGGTTTGAATAAGGCTGAGGGGGTTGTGGGGCAGGcgcaggagaaggcgaaggagttGGTTGGgaaggtggaggagaaggttgGACGGTAA
- a CDS encoding uncharacterized protein (CAZy:GT8), which translates to MTAANPKTVGLCIFLFLASSLVTLSLKSTHHNHRWLPPRPKGAAPYSQQVVLQTHKVAYATFLAGSTSGDRRETDEESAAIDDADDGYYLGARVLAYQLLHSKSAGTNNSIPFLVVCTRDVSKRKRDRLKKDGATIVLVEKLKKDWVQAADPRWADVLSKLRLFQLTDYDKILFIDADTLVTAPLDGVFFDESTLTQGTKALPQAIKEDEAELPRTYMFATHSDFWGYDHPYPPPTDLSYLNCGFFIFTPSLKLFDYYMSLLQLQGRFDPSFPEQNLLNYAHRQDGNMPWKPLWYGWNVNWPTANDWRGGARSFHAKYWDGDPSHDPILKAIWKEQRAEMQGFYRGRDGEAASLGG; encoded by the coding sequence ATGACTGCTGCTAATCCGAAGACTGTCGGTCTTTGTATCTTTCTGTTCTTAGCCTCATCGCTCGTCACTCTCTCCTTGAAATCCACTCACCACAACCACCGCTGGCTTCCTCCTCGACCCAAAGGCGCGGCACCATATTCGCAGCAAGTCGTCCTCCAAACGCACAAAGTCGCCTACGCAACCTTCCTCGCCGGCAGCACAAGTGGCGATCGTCGAGAAACAGACGAGGAATCAGCAGCAATAGACGACGCAGATGATGGCTACTACCTAGGCGCTCGTGTCCTTGCCTACCAACTCCTCCACTCCAAATCCGCCGGAACAAACAACAGCATTCCCTTCCTCGTAGTCTGCACGCGCGACGTCTCCAAACGCAAACGCGACCGCCTCAAAAAAGACGGCGCAACAATCGTCCTCGTAGAAAAGCTCAAAAAAGACTGGGTCCAAGCCGCCGACCCTCGCTGGGCCGACGTCCTCTCCAAACTCCGCCTCTTCCAACTCACCGACTACGACAAAATTCTCTTCATCGACGCCGATACCCTCGTCACCGCACCGCTCGATGgcgtcttcttcgacgaaTCGACTCTCACCCAAGGCACCAAAGCCCTCCCTCAAGCCATaaaagaagatgaagccgaACTTCCTCGCACTTACATGTTCGCCACACACAGCGATTTCTGGGGCTACGATCACCCATACCCTCCACCCACCGATCTCAGCTATCTCAACTGCGGCTTCTTCATTTTCACGCCATCTCTCAAGCTCTTTGACTACTACATGAGTCTCCTACAACTCCAGGGCCGTTTCGATCCGAGCTTTCCAGAGCAGAATTTACTCAATTATGCGCATCGACAAGATGGAAATATGCCGTGGAAGCCGTTGTGGTATGGCTGGAATGTTAATTGGCCGACGGCGAATGATTGGAGAGGTGGGGCGAGGAGTTTTCATGCCAAGTATTGGGATGGTGATCCGAGTCATGATCCGATTTTGAAGGCGATTTGGAAGGAGCAGAGGGCGGAGATGCAAGGGTTTTATCGAGGGAGGGATGGGGAGGCGGCGAGTCTGGGAGGGTAG